In the genome of Dehalogenimonas sp. THU2, the window ATCGGGTTGGCTATCCGCGGAATAAAACTTCAATTTATTTTCGGAATGCTTGTATCCGTGTTTCTGATCGGTATCATCGGTTTTTCAAGCTATCTTCTACTCCAGTATCTTTCCGGAATTCACACCGGGTTATTTATCATCGCCGCGGTATTGTTGTTTAAACCTACATTCTGCCTGAGGGAAAGCTGGCAATTATCCCTGGGCATCAAAAAATACCTGGAAAGCGACTGCACCGATATCCAAAAAGCGGATCGCAAAATCCGCTTCCTGCTGACTACGGTGGAACACGGCGAAAATGGAAGCACCGATACCCAGCCGATTATTTCCTCGACGATCAGATCCCTTATGGAGAACGCCTCGGATTTTTTAGTAGCGCCGCTTTTTTACTATCTGTTCCTGGGGGTACCGGGTGCCATCGCTTACCGGGTCTCCAATACTCTGGACGGCATGCTGGGACACCGCGGTCAATATGAATACCTGGGCAAGTTTGCCGCGCATTTTGACGATGTGCTCAATTTCATTCCCGCCAGGCTCACCGGCTTCACCCTGGTCGCCGCAGCATGGTTCTCAGGCCTGAATGCAAAAAACGCCTGGCGGATCATGCTGAGAGATCACGGCAAAACGGAAAGTCCTAACGCCGGCTGGCCCATGGCAGCTGCCGCCGGAGCGCTTGAGGTCCGGTTGGACCGCGCGGGGCACTACGAACTAGGCGATGCCGCCCGGCCACTCACCGCAGCCACGATTGGCCAGGGCGTCAGATTGTTCCGTTTCATGGCTGCAATCAACATTATATTCAGTGTTGGAATACTCTTTCTGTTATACTTCCTAACGTAATTACTTTCTGGAGGCCACTACATGGCGCGTGAAATGACACACTGTTTCGTTAAAATTCCCGTGAAACCGCTGGATGAAGCAACCCTGGAAAGGGTCAAACAACTGGAGCGTAAACTGGGAGCCCAGC includes:
- the cbiB gene encoding adenosylcobinamide-phosphate synthase CbiB, encoding MIDNIWIFILAVVLDLALAEPPNAIHLTVWIGRTIAVFEKIGLAIRGIKLQFIFGMLVSVFLIGIIGFSSYLLLQYLSGIHTGLFIIAAVLLFKPTFCLRESWQLSLGIKKYLESDCTDIQKADRKIRFLLTTVEHGENGSTDTQPIISSTIRSLMENASDFLVAPLFYYLFLGVPGAIAYRVSNTLDGMLGHRGQYEYLGKFAAHFDDVLNFIPARLTGFTLVAAAWFSGLNAKNAWRIMLRDHGKTESPNAGWPMAAAAGALEVRLDRAGHYELGDAARPLTAATIGQGVRLFRFMAAINIIFSVGILFLLYFLT